In the genome of Oenanthe melanoleuca isolate GR-GAL-2019-014 chromosome 4A, OMel1.0, whole genome shotgun sequence, the window ATTTGTGTCCAAGCTGGGAAAATTCGGGAATAGCAGCCAGGAAATGATGCCAGGACCTTCCTTACAATCCCTGTGGAATCCCAGAGTGGACACAAACAAACCCTTCCCTGCCTTCTCTTGGGATGGGGATGAATCATCTGCCACTCTTGGGGTTGATAAAAATCTCCAGAAGCCGGAGAAGGACCCAAATTCCTGCTCCACTCTTCTTGGAAGAACTTGTAAAAGCTTCTCTATAAAACCTCCTGGCAGCTTCTCCTGAGTTTCCAGCCCCCCTGGTCGATTCCAAAACATTTTAGTTTTCCCTGGAGATCCCGTTCCCAGTTCCCTCTGGACACATCAGCAGTGGCCAGGATGGTTTCCACGATTTCCACATCAGCTCATGGGAATTTTGCCACCAATTTTGGTGTAATTTTTGTCCCCCATGAGCCTCTGGAGTGTGAGGACaaaaattccctgggaattcttTGCGGTTGCATTGGATCAGACCTGCAGAAAAGTGGGACAAAACCTCACTGGATttcatcccaatcccaaaaatcaAAAAGGCTCATGGTGATGGTGGCTAAATTTTCCTCCAGGGCAATTTTAAAGATGCTTCAAGTACCTGTTGAGCAGAtttccatcatccatccatccatccatccatccatccatccatccatccattcatccctccatccatccctccatccatccatccaggaAATTGGTCTCGTTTATAATTCTCCCCCATCTATAAATAAGTCCCACAAAATATCCACAGGGCAGAGTTTCTGCAATTTATGGGAAAACAATCAAACAGCCCTGGGATACAAGAAAACaacaaggagaaaagcaaacagaagaattCTTTTGATTTGTAGAAGGAGAAATTGCATTTCTGCTCTTACAAAATTTAACAGGCACAAAAATTTGTGGGTGAGCTCAggccagctgtgctgtcagagAATGTTGAGATTTTAGCTTCACCAGACTTCCAGGAAATGTGTAAATATTGGGATGTTGTTTGGAGTTGTGATATTCCCCAGGCTTTacagaaaattaggattttcaAGTAAACTGAAAGCAGCtgggttttctttccttgcttggTTTTTGCAGCCTGGACAAACAGCCTGAGCTCTTTATGATCCCATTGGTGTCATTCCTACCTTGGGAAAGGGGATTTCAGCCCCCTCAGCATTATTAAATCATCCAAGGAATAGCAAGAGTTTGGCTGGAtgtggaattatggaatcatgggtggtttgggttggaagagaccccAAAGctcctcccaccccacccccagccatgggcagggacaccttccaccatcccagagTGTTCCAGTGTCCAACCcgaccttggacacttccagggatccaggagcagccttagcttctctgggcacctgtgccagagcctgcccaccctcccagggaggaattaattcccaatatcccacctaaatcccatttttttaaagtttaaaaccACTCCCCTTGTCCTGACACCGTGTTAGAAATCCCTGTCCCTCCTTTTTTTACAATCCCTGCTGCATTCCCGGGTGATGGTGAGgctggaattccctggaaaTCCCACCCAGTaccagagcagggagggtgcagggtcagggatgtggggatgaTGGGATTTAGGGATGCTGAGAGGAGTTTCCTGcggatttatgggattttgggagccTGCACGGGGTCAGCAATTCGAGGCTGAGAGTCCCTGGAGCTCTtctcaccccaaaccccacagtgGGATTTTAATGAACCCAGAGAGGAAAACCCTGCACATGAAGGGCTGTGGGATGAAGGGATGGGGGGAGAGGATGTGGGgactggggtggggggaaaaggatgtggggacagggatgggggaacaaggatgtggggacagggatgcagggatgaggAATCAGAgacagggatgtggggacagggatgtggggacagggatgtggggacagggatgtgggaaCAGGAATGCGGgaacagggatgcagggatgggagatGCGGGaacagggatgcagggacagggatgcagggacagggatgcaggaatagggatgcagggatgggagatGCGGGAAtagggatgcagggatgggagatgcggggacagggatggggacagggatgcagggacagggatgcagggatgggagatgcgggaacagggatggatggagggacagggatgcgggaacagggatgcagggaccGTGGTGACCGCTCGGCTGGAGGCGGAGGGAAGGCGGGGGAAAGGCGGAGGGAAGGCGGtgccggggacagcgggggacGGCGCTCGCCGCCTTCCCGGCCATAAAACAGCGGAGCCAGAGGCGGGCGGGCGGAGaggagcggcgggagcggcgcggaCGGGAGCGCACGGAGCGGAGCGGCCGGGCCGAGGTAACGGGGGCGGCGGGGTCGGGGTCCCCCGGCTGCGGCCACCGCGCTGTCACCGCCgctgtcctgctcctgtccccgcCGCTGTCaccgcgctgtccccgctgctGTCACCGCCGGTGTCGccgccgctgtccccgctgctGTCCCCGCCGCTCCGCGGACACCGGGGCTGCTCCGCCTGTCCCCCCCGTGTGACAAAGGGATGCGAACTCCgggctcctgcccctctgggcGAGGAATCGCCAGGGAAAAGGAGCCAGAGCCGCTGCGGGAGGGGTCTGGGGAGCCGGGACCTCGCTGATCCTCTTCCCATCCTTCCATCGCCCGAGTCGCTCCTTGGTCAGAGATGATTCTCCCTGGGAGCTTGAGGAGGAGAGTGCCCGTGGAAcgctggctctgctctgccccccGAAAGTGCCCGCAGAGTTCTGGCTTTGTCCTTTAGCTGCTCCCAGATTTGTGCTGGGATCCTCCGGAGCGGCTCCTGGGAATCCTTTGGGGTGTTCCTTGGGTGTGGGATCAGTACCGGGGTCCCAATTTCCGAGGGCAGCTCTGAGACCAggcggggagggggcagagctgggggtcagcccagggacccccttccctccctgctctcccaaaTGCCTGCACAGAGCACGGCACGGATCCAGGCTCGGCTGCTGAGCCAGGTTTATGTAAGCTGCTGATTTGCAGTGTCAAGAGACATCCAAGAACCGGCTTGGCTTTGGAAAATGTGGAAATCCGTGGTGTCCGCCccgaggctgcagcagcagcccgggATTTATCTCAGTCCCAGCCCTTGGAGAGGTTCTGCCACCTCCCAGCTTGGCTGCGAGTCGGTGCTGAGCACTTTCCAGgagcaagggcagagcaggagtgcCAAAAGgctctgtccttctgtccctctgtccgtctgtccatctgtccttccgtccctctgtccctccgtccctctgtccgtctgtccctcAGTCCCTCAGTCCCTCCGTCCCTCCGTCCCTCTGTCTCTCCGTCCCTccgtccctctgtccctctgtccttcaGGGCGCTGCTGCCGCTTCTCCCCAGCCCCTTGCGCTcaccacagcccctccagccccggCTCTGCGCCCGGAGCTCCTCCCTTGGCAGCCGCCGCTGCCCgcagggtgtccccaggatgtGCCCGGGGTGTGACAGCCCTGCCTTTCCTGTTGTTGACAGCAGCCCCACGCCCCTGCCCCTTCCTGGGCTGAGTCCCTGCGCTGTGTGGAGAGCTCAGCTGGAGATGGCACGGTCAGGTCAGGGAAGGGGGATGGCTTTGGATaatgctgcctgctccaggagccaGGGATTGGGGAAGAGAGATGATTTCCAGACTCGTGGGGAGACAAAGATCTGTTCCTGCTGACCCAAACCAGGCATTTAGGGgtggcttggcagtgctgggttggACTCTGTGATCTTAGACAGtttttccaacctgaaccattctgtgattccgtgTGTGATCTGACTTGGGATCGTTTCCAGTCACTTGGGATTGGGGTAATGGCTTGGGACTCATTGGGATCCCCTCCAATCACTTGGAATTGAGGCAATGGTTTGGGAACTCCTGGGATCCCCCCCAATCATTTGGGATTGGGGCAATGGCTTGGGACACCTTGGGATCGTTTCCAGTCATTTGGGATTGGGACCCCTTGGGATCCTCTGAGTCAGTTGGGATTGGGGTCCCTTGGGATCCCCTCCGATCATTTGGGATTGGGGCAATGACTTGGGAGCCCTTGTGATTGTTTCCAATTATTTGGGGTTGGGACCCCTTGGGATCGTTTCCAATCATTTGGGATTTGGAACCCTTGGGATCCTCTCCCATCATTTGGGATTGGGGCAATGGCTTGGGACCCATTGGGATCGTTTCCAGTCATTTGGGATTGGAGTCCCTTGGGATCCCCTCCAATCATTTGGGATTGAGGCAAAGTTTTGGAGCCCCTTGGGATCGTTTTCAATaattttggatttggggtcccttgGGATCCTCTTcagttgtttgggtttggggcaATGGCTTGGGACCCCTTGGGATCCCCTCCAGTCATTTGGGATTGGGGCAATGTTTTGGAGCCCCTTGGGATCGTTTCCAATCATTTGGGATTGGGCCCCCTTGGGATCGTTTCCAATCATATGGGATTGGGGCTCCTTGGGATCGTTTCCAGTCATTTGTGGTTGGGCCCCCCGTGAtcccctgcagccagctgggccCAGCGCTCTGTGCCGTGCTTCCCGCCCGCTCTCACACCGCTCTCCCCTTTCTGTGCAGGTGGGAGCAGCGGGATCTCGCCATGGCCCTGGCCGACCCCACGGGCTGCGAGGACGGCGCCCCCTTCCCCGACATCATCGAGCTGAACGTGGGGGGCCAGGTGTACATCACCCGGCACCCCACGCTGCTCAGCGTGCCCGGCTCGCTGCTCTGGGAGATGTTCACGCAGCGGAGCGCGCGCTCGCTGGCCCGCGACAGCAAGGGCCGCTTCTTCCTGGACCGCGACGGGTTTCTGTTCCGCTACATCCTGGATTTCCTGCGGGACCGGCGGCTGGTGCTGCCCGAGCACTTCCCGGAGCGCGGCCGCCTGCGCCGCGAGGCCGAGTTCTTCGCGCTGCCCGAGCTGGTCAAGCTGCTGGCGCCCAAACTCAGCGAGCAGAACTCGCTGGGGGATGACCCGTGCCAGAGCGACCCCGAGGAGCCGTCCCCCGGCGGGGACGCCGCTCGTGGGTTGGTGTCACCCGCCGCCGCGACGCCCGCTGCCCAAACCGGCGCCGAGGGGCGCAGGGCGGGGTTCATCACCATCGGCTACCGCGGCTCCTACAcgctgggcagggacagccagacGGACGCCAAGTTCCGCAGGGTGGCCCGGATCATGGTGTGCGGCAAGACCTCGCTGGCCAAGGAGGTTTTTGGGGACACCTTGAACGAGAGCAGAGACCCGGACAGGCCCCCAGAGAGATACACGTCCAGGTACTACCTCAAATTCACCTTCCTGGAGCAAGCCTTCGACAAACTGGCCGACGCCGGCTTCCACATGGTGGCCTGCAACTCCACGGGCACCTGTGCCTTCGCCCACGAGCAGACGGACGACAGGATCTGGACCTCTTACACCGAATATGTTTTCTATCGTGAGTGACACAAAACCGACCCTCCACCAACCAAACTCCGACTGTCCCTTTCCTGCCCCGTGCTGGCTGTGGCCTAGAAGGTAGAGATCCGTCCCCGAGCCCCGGCGTCCTCCCTTTTGCCTCCTTTTCTCGGTTggttcttggggttttttttccctcctccttgcTCCACGTTGAACCTGCCCAGCTCTTCCTGCCGACCACCaaccttcctccctctctccgGCTTCTGCAGTCGCTCCCAACCCTCCCTGGATGCGTGGACTCGGACACTGCTGTGGACgtggggtgggtgggagggTTGGGAcgctgctccaggctggaattcctgcagctggatgGGTTTTGGACACTGGACTGGGCTCTCTGTCCGTGGGATGCTGGAGACGCGCTGGGACCTGccaggggagggctgggagaggaatCATTGGGATGAAGATGTGGGAAAGGTGggaagcagagccagggagggggtgggggtTGGAAAAGGGGTTGGAAAATCAGCCTGGCAGCACGGCTGGACTGGCAGGAGCCCTGTAAGCAGCTTAGCCtgaggctgggaaggggagaggcTCGGgagggggaattttggggggaattttggggagggtgggagggtCAGATGTTGTGtgagggaggtgggaggggcAGCTTGGCGTGTTTGGGGTGTAAAATGCTTGTACAGCTCTCCAAATCCTTGGAGCCTTGTCAGCCACAGAGTCCCTTCTTCGTTTTTTTTCTTGGGAGCGCAGCGGGAATCACAGGGATGATTTTGGAACGTTCCAAAACGGTGGTCAGGGCTCAGCTTCACCCAGGAAAGGGAGTTTTGGCCAttttggggctgtcctgtggggtgtctccagccccagggctctcccagctctggcacacgggctcagcctgcaggggAGGTGaccctggtgtccctgtgtgctgcctgtgcctgtcccctggTGCTCTGCCACCCACTCCTGGCACCCACTACCCAATCCCTGGCACCCACCTCCCACTCCTGGCACCCACCGCCCACTCCAGGCACCCACCTCCCATCCTTGGCACCCACCACTCATTTCTGGCACCcacctcccatccctggcacccaCCTCCCACTCCTGGCACCCACCACCCACTCCTGGCACCCACCTCCCACTCCTGGCACCCACCACCCACTCCTGGCACCCACCTCCCACTCCTGGCACCCACCACTCATTTCTGGCGCCCACCACCCACTCCTGGCACCCACCACCCATCCCTGGCACCCACCACCCATCCCTGGCACCCACCATCCACTCCTGGCACCCACCACCCAAACTCCTGGCACCCACCACCCAATCCTGGCACTCACCACCCAATCCCTGGCACCCACCACCCACTCCCGGCACCCACCACCCATCCCTGGCACTCACCACCCATCCATGACATCCACCATCTGCCCAAGGCACACATCAGCCATCAGGCACCAaccctccatccctgttcccaccATCCATCCCTATTCCTGCCCTCCATCCGTGTTCCCaccctccatccctgttcccctACACTCCACCCCTGTTCCCATacccatccctgttcccaccATCCCTGTACCCACATTCCCAGCTATTCCATCCCCGTTCCCACCCTCCATCCCTATTCCCACACCCAATCCCTGTTCCCACCCTCCATCCCCATACCCActctccatccccattcccactctccatccccattcccaccctccatcccagttcccaccctccatcccagctcccagcactgctcccatcccagtgaagctcctggagctgcaggatctcctccctgcctggaCAGCATCCAAGGGGCTGTTCCTGCTTGGGATGGAATTTTGCAGCTGTTtcctggagaggagggagagctTTGGGGCCAGCAGAACTCTCAAACCGGgttctccctccctcctgaaGAAGGGGAAGGCAAAAAACgatattttgacatttttcatgGTCCTGTTCCTCATTCCAACAACCTCTGGAAGAGGAAATGacaaagggacaaaaaaaaaaaaaaaaagaaaaaagggacttgagctctgtgtgcacacaaaGAAAACCTTTAAATAAAGGGGGAGGGGACCTGCATTCatatttgctttattgtttTTGAACTCGAGATTTTCCTAAGCAGGATTGGGAAAAGAAATTGCTGCCTTGTGGGAAATGGGGctgttttgatgttttttccccactggaGCTGGGCTGAAAAATGGATCTCAAGGCAGGAGGAATTTTTGCCTGGGGGAGAAACCAGAATGGCAGAGTCACCATTCCAGGGTTTTGATGTGGAATGTTCTGGGATTTCCCACAGGAAACACGAGCAGGGTTATTCCTGAATCCTTCCAGAGCCCCATGGTTTTCAAACCTGAGACTTGATGGAAAAATCCTTTGGTTGAGATCCATCTCCACAAAAACCCAGTTTGGGGCTGTGACTTCTCcttacatttatttattgataGGAAAAATATCCTCGTGGTGGCTGGGAGGAGAATTTGGTTCATTTGATCCACAGGAAAGACTTTGGGTCAAATGGATGAAATTTTCAGGGGGATGGTGGCATGGAAAAGCACCTCAGTGATTGTTCCTGCTCTGAGCAATCCTGGGAAGAACCAggcagggaattcctgggacTCAGAGTGGAGGAACAATTCCTTGATGCTGCCTGGATTTCTTGGGAATATTACAATAATATTCCCATATTCTTTGATTCCCAGACCTGGGTTGTCCCTTGTGTTTGTAGAAATCACCCAaaccagtttttttttccatctttctgctCCCCCTGAGCATCTCCCACTGGAGATGgaaaatccagctcctggatTTGGACCTGCAGGTGGTTTTTCCACAGGACAATTCTCCTCCCTTGCTGCCAACCAGTTTAAACCaaactccagctgctgctggagctgctggtggcatCATCCCGTTCTTTTCCAGGAGttccatccccaaaatcctccccatCCGCTGCATtttgggagaaatttggggtggCCCAGCTCAcccctgggaatgctggcacGTGGGcagagcacacctggagctggcacgTGCCAGGGGGGATTATCCACCTTGGCCAGGAGaaccagggctgggagggatccCTGGGATTATTTTAATCTGCCCTTCACTGAGCGCTCGGCGGCTTTGCTcgtcctgctggggctgggatgggcttgGGGTGAGGTGGGGACACCCCAAGGGGTCTTCCCAAAAAGAATTCCCTAAGGGGAACGGAACCAGATCTCATTTCCAGATTCCTAGAAAACCTCCatttttaattcccaaaataaaaaccctccaacatgaaaaaaaatcagttttttaattcctaaaataaaaccctccaacataaaaaaattccattttttaattcccaaaataaaaaccttccaacattaaaaaaatccattttaattcCCAAAATACAAACCATccaacataaaaaaatcaattttttattcccaaaagaaaaaccctccaacataaaaaaattccattttttaattcccaaaagaaaaaccctccaacatgaaaaaaatccaaaaggtTTTTTATCATTCCAGGTGATGGATGGTTgggaattattattattattattattattattattattattattattattattattattattacctgAGGGGAAGATGTTCCTGCAAaccaaaaaaggcaaaaaacccaaaaaaaaaaaaaaaaaaaaaaaaaaaaaaaaaaaaaaaaccaaaacaaaaaaaaaaaaaaacaaaaaacaccaaaacaaaaaaaaaaacccaaaagatcaaaaaaccaaaaccaaatcaaaccaaaccaaaaaaaaatccagaaaaacacccacaaaaaaaccccaaaaaaaaccccaaaaaaaaccaaaaaaaacacccacaaaaaaacccccaaaccaacaaaaaaaaaaaaacacccgaaaaataaaaaaccaaacccaaaaaacaaacaaaaaaaaacacaaaacaaaaaaaacccaaataaatttaaaaaaaacccaaaccaaccaaccaaacatacaaaaactccaaaaaatcaaaaaaccaaaccaaacttaacaaaaagaaaaagaaaaaaaacccaaaaaaacaaacaaaaaaaaccagcaaaaaaaaaaccaaaccgAACCGAACAAACatacaaaaaccccaaaaaataaaaaaaacaaaacaaacctaaaaaaaaaaaaaaaaatcagaaaaaaacaggaaaaaaaatctcaaaaattaaaaaaaaaaaaacaaaaacaaaaacaaaaaaaaaataaaaataaaaataaaaataaaaataaaaataaaaataaaaataaaaataaaaataaaaataaaaataaaaataaaaataaaaataaaataaaaaaacaaccaggATAAACCCAAATCCTTCGGATTAGAGCCCGTCTGGCGCCGCCCCAGGAATCGCAGCCATTGTTCCCATCAGTCCCTAATTTGCTGTTAATGGAGAGTTTTAATCAAGGGCGAGGCTGAAGTGCCctgggggggctcggggggacgggacgggaaaaaaaaaaaaaaaagtgacttttcaggggcagagaaaagggagaagtaAACAGGAAATTGTTTCGCAATCTCCTCTCCtgccacaaaccccaaaaaatcccaggagagggagagggagagaaggtTTGCTCACTCCCAGGTTTGGATATCCCAGGTTCATTCCCAAATTCATTCCCAGATTTATTCCCAGGTTCATTCCCACGTTTGTTCATTCCCAGGTTTGGATATCCCAGGTTTGGATATCCCAGGTTTGGATATCCCAGGTTCATTCCCAAATTCATTCCCAGGTTCATTCCCAGGTTTGTTCATTCCCAGGTTTGGATATCCCAGGTTTGGATATCCCAGGTTCATTCCCAAATTCATTCCCAGGTTCATTCCCATGTTCATTCCCACGTTTGTTCATTCCCAGGTTCATTCCCAAGTTAATTCCCAGATTTATTCCCATGctcattcccaggtttttttccctggttcaTTCCCAGATTTGTTCATTCCCAGGTTTGGATATCCCAGGGTTTTTTCCAGGTTCATTCCCAGGTTTG includes:
- the LOC130253016 gene encoding BTB/POZ domain-containing protein KCTD12-like, whose protein sequence is MALADPTGCEDGAPFPDIIELNVGGQVYITRHPTLLSVPGSLLWEMFTQRSARSLARDSKGRFFLDRDGFLFRYILDFLRDRRLVLPEHFPERGRLRREAEFFALPELVKLLAPKLSEQNSLGDDPCQSDPEEPSPGGDAARGLVSPAAATPAAQTGAEGRRAGFITIGYRGSYTLGRDSQTDAKFRRVARIMVCGKTSLAKEVFGDTLNESRDPDRPPERYTSRYYLKFTFLEQAFDKLADAGFHMVACNSTGTCAFAHEQTDDRIWTSYTEYVFYRE